A part of Ignavibacteriales bacterium genomic DNA contains:
- the rseP gene encoding RIP metalloprotease RseP, whose translation MDYVIYFAITIGILVFVHEFGHFAAAKLCRMRADVFAIGFGKRLFGWNKKNGFSFGELPKDFDGEGHTDYRLSLLPLGGYVKIAGMVDESFDTSFADKEPQPYEFRAKPMWQKIFVISAGVIMNLLLAWLIFWGGNFFQGKAVTKTTTLAFIESGSAAEQIGFKAKDEIISVNNIKVDNWEDLRAQIFIHTLGENLFVRLKRDGEIVSLSIPRSKIPEDENAQMFLIPDGVQTGIGEVLAGSPASKAGIKTGDIILSLNNQKIYASKQATEIISSNKEVEIPVVVLRDKYTLTLAVTPGANGMIGVGLGQVFSGPTELKTYGFFESFYYGWLDIERMTDLTFNMLGKVFAGDIEFGKAFGGPVKIAQFAAKSAETGISSFLYFLALLSLSLAIMNIMPFPVLDGGHLVIILIEGIIKREIPIKIKMAIQNTGLVLLLLLMAFIIYNDFLSL comes from the coding sequence ATGGATTATGTAATTTATTTTGCGATAACAATTGGAATTTTAGTATTCGTGCATGAGTTTGGTCACTTCGCTGCTGCCAAGCTTTGCAGAATGCGCGCTGATGTTTTTGCAATCGGTTTTGGTAAAAGACTTTTTGGATGGAATAAAAAAAATGGATTTTCATTTGGCGAACTGCCAAAAGATTTTGACGGCGAAGGTCACACAGATTATCGTTTAAGTTTACTACCTCTTGGCGGCTATGTAAAAATTGCCGGAATGGTGGATGAAAGTTTCGACACATCATTTGCAGACAAAGAGCCGCAGCCATATGAATTCAGGGCGAAACCGATGTGGCAAAAAATATTTGTCATTTCCGCCGGTGTGATAATGAATCTGCTTCTAGCGTGGTTAATATTTTGGGGTGGAAATTTTTTCCAGGGTAAAGCCGTTACTAAAACCACCACCTTAGCATTTATTGAATCGGGAAGTGCTGCCGAGCAGATTGGATTCAAAGCTAAAGATGAGATAATTTCCGTCAACAATATTAAAGTTGATAATTGGGAAGATCTCCGCGCACAGATATTTATTCATACGCTTGGCGAAAATCTTTTCGTAAGATTAAAAAGGGATGGGGAAATTGTTAGCCTATCAATTCCACGAAGTAAAATCCCCGAAGATGAAAACGCGCAGATGTTCCTTATTCCCGATGGAGTGCAAACTGGAATCGGTGAAGTACTTGCCGGTTCACCTGCAAGTAAAGCGGGAATTAAAACAGGCGACATTATTCTTTCACTGAACAACCAAAAAATTTACGCTTCTAAACAAGCCACAGAAATTATATCAAGCAATAAAGAAGTTGAAATACCCGTTGTTGTTTTAAGAGATAAATATACATTGACACTTGCTGTTACTCCCGGTGCAAATGGAATGATTGGTGTTGGGCTGGGGCAAGTTTTTTCGGGACCAACTGAATTAAAAACTTACGGATTCTTTGAATCATTTTATTACGGCTGGCTTGATATCGAGAGAATGACCGACTTAACATTCAATATGCTCGGAAAAGTTTTTGCCGGCGATATTGAATTTGGAAAAGCATTTGGCGGACCGGTTAAGATTGCTCAGTTCGCTGCTAAATCTGCGGAGACAGGCATCTCAAGCTTTTTATATTTTCTTGCTTTGTTAAGCCTAAGTCTTGCAATAATGAATATTATGCCTTTTCCGGTTTTAGACGGTGGACATCTTGTAATAATTTTAATTGAAGGAATAATAAAAAGAGAGATCCCGATTAAAATTAAAATGGCAATTCAAAACACAGGCTTGGTGCTTCTGCTTCTGCTGATGGCATTTATTATTTATAATGATTTTCTGAGTCTATAA
- a CDS encoding deoxyribodipyrimidine photo-lyase, producing the protein MINKNRIRILQDGIETKGPIVYWMSRDQRVHDNWALLFARQIAIENKKPLAVIFNLVPDFLEAAIRQFGFMLKGLKEVEDELTNYNIPFFLLNGKPEVEIPKFLIEFNASIFISDFDPLQIKRIWKSDVAKKITIPFYEVDAHNIIPCLFVSDKQEFAAYMIRPKINKALIEFLDEFPPLQKMNQNELTSDKIDWSKVEKSLNLNRDVKEVDWIIPGQSAGLKALEFFLQNKFDQYNELRNDPTKDGQSNLSPYLHFGHLSAQRIALETQRLNGNKDSEKSFLEELIVRRELSDNFCYFNPKYDSFEGFHNWAKTSLNEHRKDKREYIYRLDEFEQAKTHEDLWNAAQREMITTGKMHGYMRMYWAKKILEWSKSPEEALKIAICLNDKYELDGRDPNGYTGIAWSIGGVHDRPWFERAVFGKIRYMNRNGAKNKFDIGTYIKKFN; encoded by the coding sequence ATGATCAACAAAAACAGAATTAGAATACTTCAAGATGGAATCGAGACTAAAGGTCCAATTGTTTACTGGATGAGCCGCGATCAGCGTGTTCATGATAATTGGGCATTGCTTTTCGCCCGGCAGATTGCAATTGAAAATAAAAAACCGCTTGCCGTTATTTTTAATCTTGTGCCTGATTTTCTTGAGGCGGCAATTCGTCAATTTGGATTTATGCTGAAGGGATTAAAAGAGGTTGAAGATGAGCTTACGAATTATAATATCCCGTTTTTTTTATTAAATGGGAAACCTGAAGTAGAAATTCCCAAATTCTTGATTGAGTTTAATGCATCAATTTTCATTTCGGATTTTGATCCTCTGCAAATTAAAAGAATATGGAAAAGCGATGTTGCAAAGAAAATTACAATTCCATTTTATGAAGTTGATGCTCATAATATTATTCCCTGCCTGTTTGTCTCCGATAAACAAGAATTTGCTGCATACATGATTCGTCCAAAGATAAACAAAGCCTTAATAGAATTTCTTGATGAATTTCCTCCGCTTCAAAAAATGAATCAAAACGAACTTACATCGGATAAAATAGATTGGAGCAAAGTAGAAAAATCATTAAATCTTAATCGTGATGTAAAAGAAGTTGATTGGATAATCCCCGGTCAAAGTGCCGGATTAAAAGCACTTGAGTTTTTTCTTCAAAATAAATTTGATCAGTACAACGAGTTACGAAATGATCCAACTAAAGACGGACAATCAAATCTTTCTCCCTACCTTCATTTTGGTCATTTATCGGCTCAGCGGATTGCACTGGAAACTCAAAGATTAAACGGAAATAAAGATTCTGAAAAATCATTTCTCGAAGAACTAATTGTGCGGCGGGAGCTATCGGATAATTTTTGTTACTTTAATCCAAAGTATGATTCGTTTGAAGGATTTCACAATTGGGCAAAGACTTCCTTAAATGAACATCGAAAAGATAAAAGAGAATATATTTATAGGTTAGACGAATTTGAACAAGCAAAAACACACGAAGATTTATGGAATGCCGCACAGCGTGAGATGATAACGACGGGAAAGATGCACGGATATATGCGCATGTATTGGGCAAAGAAAATTTTAGAGTGGAGTAAATCACCCGAAGAAGCATTAAAGATTGCGATCTGCTTAAATGATAAATATGAACTTGATGGACGCGATCCGAATGGATATACAGGAATAGCCTGGTCAATAGGTGGTGTGCACGACCGCCCCTGGTTTGAAAGAGCAGTGTTCGGAAAGATCAGGTATATGAATCGCAACGGAGCTAAAAATAAATTTGATATTGGGACTTATATCAAAAAGTTTAATTGA
- a CDS encoding ATP-dependent DNA helicase RecQ, protein MQKSIIKILNDYFSYEAFRGEQENIIKRITEEKNHAFVLMPTGSGKSLCYQIPALYFENSTIVISPLIALMQDQVDVLQKKNIPATFINSTLSKQEREKRLSDFVEHKIKMLYVTPERFRKPEFVEQIKKVKIDLLAVDEAHCISEWGHDFRPDYSRIGEFREFMGNPLTIALTATATHDVQQDIIKKLHLNKEEIKIFHQGIERPNLRLETVDVFDDKEKLREIFSVLEKFSDTGIIYFALIKTLERFSEIISDKGFKHGVYHGKLEDNQRRKMQRDFLNGKQKLILATNAFGMGIDKADIRFVIHAEVPSSIESYYQEIGRAGRDGMDSLCLLLYNQEDLYTQMQFIQWANPNADIYFALYDLLKRDLDLVNTNGIEFVREHMIYKNKTDFRIETAFAMLDRYGVTEGDVEKNNLKLVGELPDILQDEDYLKEKLLNDNKKLLSVVNYFRSENCRRTFISDYFGFPGEKACGNCDNCTVNGISK, encoded by the coding sequence ATGCAAAAAAGCATCATTAAAATTTTAAATGATTATTTCAGTTACGAAGCATTCCGGGGCGAGCAGGAAAATATCATTAAAAGAATTACCGAAGAAAAAAATCATGCGTTTGTGCTAATGCCAACCGGCAGCGGTAAATCTTTGTGTTATCAAATTCCAGCACTCTATTTTGAAAATAGTACAATTGTGATTAGTCCGCTAATAGCACTAATGCAGGATCAAGTTGATGTTCTGCAGAAAAAAAATATTCCAGCAACATTTATAAACTCAACGTTATCAAAACAGGAGCGGGAAAAAAGGCTATCAGATTTTGTTGAGCATAAAATCAAAATGCTTTATGTAACTCCTGAAAGATTCCGCAAACCTGAATTTGTCGAGCAAATAAAAAAAGTTAAAATTGATTTGCTGGCAGTTGATGAAGCACATTGCATATCAGAATGGGGACATGATTTCCGTCCCGATTATTCCCGCATTGGGGAGTTCAGAGAATTTATGGGTAACCCGCTTACAATAGCCTTAACAGCTACTGCAACTCACGATGTTCAACAGGATATTATCAAAAAACTTCATCTTAACAAAGAAGAAATAAAAATATTTCATCAAGGAATTGAGCGCCCCAACCTTAGGCTGGAAACAGTAGATGTTTTCGATGATAAAGAAAAGCTTCGTGAAATATTTTCAGTTCTGGAAAAATTTTCCGATACAGGAATTATTTATTTTGCTTTGATTAAAACGTTAGAACGATTTTCTGAAATTATCAGTGATAAAGGTTTTAAACACGGTGTTTATCACGGTAAACTTGAAGACAATCAGCGAAGGAAAATGCAGAGGGATTTTTTAAACGGCAAACAAAAATTAATTCTTGCTACAAATGCATTCGGGATGGGGATTGATAAAGCTGATATTCGTTTTGTAATTCATGCAGAAGTTCCGTCGTCAATTGAATCATACTATCAGGAAATCGGTCGTGCGGGAAGAGATGGAATGGATTCGCTTTGTCTGCTGCTTTATAATCAGGAAGATCTTTATACTCAGATGCAGTTTATTCAGTGGGCAAATCCAAATGCTGATATTTATTTTGCTCTTTATGATTTATTGAAACGTGATCTTGATTTGGTGAACACAAATGGAATTGAATTTGTTCGTGAGCACATGATTTATAAAAACAAAACTGATTTTAGAATTGAAACAGCTTTTGCAATGTTAGATAGATACGGCGTTACCGAAGGTGATGTTGAAAAAAATAATCTTAAACTGGTTGGTGAGCTTCCGGATATTTTACAGGATGAAGATTATTTGAAAGAAAAACTTTTGAACGATAACAAAAAACTTCTCTCAGTTGTAAATTACTTTCGAAGTGAAAATTGCAGACGAACTTTTATCTCTGACTACTTTGGATTTCCCGGGGAAAAAGCATGCGGTAATTGTGATAACTGTACAGTAAATGGAATTAGCAAATAG
- a CDS encoding helix-turn-helix transcriptional regulator has translation MLRFTIPQMLKLRIINHPVGFLMKNGFPRQTAYRICSGKFINLTSKQLEKLCLALKCTPNDIIDWIPDDEKLLESNPPLAKLFKVQVPYELRDMAKDIPFDKLHAFNQKLDELKKEFT, from the coding sequence ATGCTCAGATTCACAATACCGCAAATGCTTAAACTTCGCATCATCAACCACCCCGTTGGTTTTTTAATGAAGAATGGCTTCCCCCGACAAACAGCTTACAGAATATGTTCCGGTAAGTTTATAAACCTTACAAGTAAACAACTCGAAAAACTTTGCCTCGCACTCAAGTGCACACCCAACGATATAATAGATTGGATTCCCGATGACGAAAAATTACTAGAGTCCAACCCGCCCCTCGCAAAATTATTCAAAGTCCAGGTGCCGTACGAATTGCGCGATATGGCTAAAGATATCCCATTTGATAAACTCCACGCCTTCAATCAAAAACTCGATGAACTAAAAAAAGAATTCACCTGA
- the hemW gene encoding radical SAM family heme chaperone HemW, with the protein MKKNSALYVHIPFCDHKCIYCDFYSIITKDNFNAFLDSLKKEILFYSAKYSAGRKFSSIFFGGGTPSLMSAEYIGEIINSLKENFDVNDDVEITLETNPGTVDKNKFKDFYKEGINRISIGIQSFDEQELKFLTRIHSKEKAITTVHQAAEAGFENISIDFIFNLPGQTKEKWINNLNQALVQPVKHISAYSLILERGTILKKMVLDGKVKMQDEDYDADLYEITIDTLTESGFHQYEVSNFSKPGFECVHNNAYWQYRDYISFGTAAHSFVKGERWWNYSSLKKYIAEIALNGHAKAGGEILSANDSLNEYVMLALRSSGLDTQEFRSLFGESWLKSKMNYFKELEKYSFVTIVNENISLTKKGYLICDEIIKKF; encoded by the coding sequence ATGAAAAAAAACTCCGCCCTGTATGTTCACATTCCTTTTTGCGATCATAAATGTATCTATTGTGATTTTTATTCTATTATAACTAAAGACAATTTCAACGCATTTTTAGATTCACTGAAGAAAGAGATATTATTCTATTCAGCGAAATATTCAGCAGGAAGAAAATTTAGTTCAATATTTTTTGGCGGTGGGACTCCCTCCTTAATGAGTGCAGAATATATTGGTGAAATAATCAATTCATTAAAAGAAAATTTTGATGTTAATGATGATGTTGAGATAACTCTCGAGACAAATCCCGGTACGGTTGATAAAAATAAATTTAAAGATTTTTACAAAGAAGGAATAAATCGAATAAGCATTGGCATACAGTCCTTCGATGAACAAGAATTAAAATTTCTCACACGGATACACAGTAAAGAAAAAGCTATCACAACAGTCCATCAGGCTGCTGAAGCCGGTTTTGAAAATATCAGCATTGATTTTATATTTAATCTGCCAGGACAAACAAAAGAAAAATGGATTAATAATTTAAACCAGGCTTTGGTTCAGCCGGTAAAACATATATCAGCATACAGCTTGATTTTAGAGCGTGGGACTATTCTAAAGAAAATGGTGCTCGATGGAAAAGTGAAAATGCAGGATGAAGATTATGATGCTGATCTTTATGAAATAACAATTGATACTCTTACAGAAAGTGGTTTTCATCAATATGAAGTTTCTAATTTTAGCAAACCGGGTTTTGAGTGTGTTCATAATAATGCTTATTGGCAGTACAGAGATTATATAAGTTTTGGCACTGCCGCACATTCTTTTGTGAAAGGAGAAAGGTGGTGGAATTATTCAAGCTTAAAAAAATATATTGCCGAAATTGCATTAAACGGACACGCAAAGGCAGGTGGAGAAATTCTTTCTGCAAATGATTCATTAAATGAATATGTGATGCTTGCGTTAAGAAGCAGCGGGCTTGATACTCAAGAATTTAGATCATTGTTTGGTGAAAGCTGGTTGAAATCTAAAATGAATTATTTCAAAGAGCTTGAAAAATATTCTTTTGTAACAATTGTGAATGAAAACATTTCATTGACGAAGAAGGGATATTTGATTTGCGATGAGATTATAAAAAAATTTTAA
- a CDS encoding DUF1232 domain-containing protein, with the protein MKEKEFDELTKEDEIFEDYNDLGALNFGGKSEKDVEKDQRFVEENLWNKIERTGKKISFAKDVIALFNYMRDPLVSWHRKSIVVAALIYFISPIDAIPDIAPLIGYLDDLGVITALLKFLGSELIPYYEAKYRS; encoded by the coding sequence ATGAAAGAAAAGGAATTTGATGAGCTAACAAAAGAAGATGAAATCTTTGAGGATTACAACGATCTTGGCGCATTAAACTTTGGCGGCAAAAGTGAAAAAGATGTTGAGAAGGATCAACGTTTTGTAGAAGAAAACCTCTGGAATAAAATTGAAAGAACGGGTAAAAAAATTTCTTTTGCAAAAGATGTTATTGCATTGTTCAATTATATGCGCGACCCTCTTGTTAGCTGGCATCGCAAGTCAATAGTTGTTGCAGCATTAATTTATTTTATTTCACCGATTGATGCTATTCCTGATATTGCCCCGCTGATTGGTTACCTTGATGATCTTGGAGTAATTACAGCATTGCTAAAATTTCTTGGCAGCGAATTAATCCCATATTACGAAGCTAAGTACCGGAGTTGA
- a CDS encoding NADP-dependent isocitrate dehydrogenase, whose translation MFKVVLIKGDGIGPEIADAVVEIFEAAKIPITWLEHQAGLNMIDKHPSGIPDETLKAIKKYGVALKGPTTTPIGKGHKSVNVTIRTSLELYANVRPTKSLPGVRTRFDNVDLIIVRENIEDTYSGIEHNQTASVAQSLKLITRPGSIRIAKYAFEMAKLYGRKKITAVHKANIHKLTDGMFLNCFYEVAKDYPEIKSNDLIVDNTCMQLVTNPERFDVMVLPNLYGDIVSDLCAGLVGGLGVAPGGNIGDKSAIFESVHGSAPDIAGQGIANPMALLLSSFQMLQHIGLHKTKDRLERALLETLKDGLKTRDLGGKLNTKEFTKAIIDHLDPMPVDELKEPKPLHIMSELLPTYKKVVEDCHGVDVFVEHPNGIPTLPERVGNLKLKMISNRGTKVYPGPLPDIWLVDHHRCRFIARDEKGELMNIGDEEIFELIRELSARKIKWMHVEKLQLFDGELGYSKAQGE comes from the coding sequence ATGTTTAAAGTAGTATTAATTAAAGGAGATGGCATTGGTCCTGAAATTGCCGATGCAGTTGTAGAAATTTTTGAAGCCGCAAAAATTCCTATCACCTGGTTAGAACATCAAGCCGGCTTAAATATGATTGACAAACATCCTTCCGGAATTCCTGATGAAACTCTTAAAGCTATAAAAAAATATGGAGTAGCTTTAAAAGGTCCTACAACAACACCCATAGGTAAAGGACATAAATCCGTAAATGTTACAATCAGAACTTCGTTAGAATTATATGCTAATGTACGCCCCACCAAATCATTACCAGGCGTGCGTACAAGATTTGATAATGTAGATTTGATTATAGTTCGTGAAAATATTGAAGACACTTACAGCGGAATAGAACACAATCAAACCGCAAGCGTTGCACAAAGCTTAAAATTAATTACACGTCCGGGTTCAATTAGAATTGCCAAGTATGCTTTTGAGATGGCTAAACTTTACGGCAGAAAAAAAATTACTGCAGTCCACAAAGCAAACATCCACAAACTTACAGACGGTATGTTTCTAAATTGTTTTTATGAAGTTGCAAAAGATTATCCTGAAATTAAATCAAATGATTTGATAGTTGATAATACTTGCATGCAGCTTGTTACAAATCCTGAACGGTTTGATGTGATGGTATTGCCAAATCTTTACGGTGATATTGTTAGTGATCTTTGTGCTGGATTAGTTGGCGGACTTGGTGTTGCGCCTGGTGGAAACATTGGTGATAAATCTGCGATCTTCGAATCAGTACACGGCTCTGCACCGGATATTGCCGGGCAGGGAATTGCTAACCCAATGGCACTGCTTCTTTCTTCATTTCAGATGCTGCAGCATATCGGGCTTCATAAAACAAAAGACAGACTTGAACGCGCATTACTTGAAACATTAAAGGATGGGCTAAAAACTCGCGACCTCGGAGGCAAATTAAATACAAAAGAATTTACTAAAGCTATCATTGATCATCTCGATCCAATGCCGGTTGATGAATTAAAAGAACCAAAGCCTCTGCATATTATGAGTGAGCTGCTTCCTACTTATAAAAAAGTTGTTGAAGATTGCCACGGAGTTGATGTTTTTGTAGAACATCCAAATGGAATTCCAACCCTGCCGGAAAGAGTTGGAAATCTTAAACTAAAAATGATTTCTAACCGCGGTACAAAAGTATATCCCGGTCCATTACCGGACATTTGGTTAGTTGATCATCATCGCTGCAGATTTATTGCGCGGGATGAAAAAGGTGAGTTAATGAATATTGGCGATGAAGAAATTTTTGAACTTATCCGTGAATTATCTGCAAGAAAAATCAAATGGATGCATGTTGAAAAACTTCAGTTGTTTGATGGCGAGTTAGGTTATTCGAAAGCGCAAGGAGAATAG
- a CDS encoding rhodanese-related sulfurtransferase encodes MEQYKVISFYKYVNIDDPENFAKDHLEWCNQNGIRGKVYLAKEGINGSIFGDEALTRKYKNHLTSYKIFDDVWFKESFTDIIAFDKMHVRVKNEIVNSKLNVDLKNTAPKLTPEQLFNFYKDGKDFIIVDARNDYESKLGRFKNAITPQVRHFRDWPKVVESLEQFKDKTIITYCTGGIRCEKASAYLREQGFKNVYQINGGILNYIQQYPDTYWEGSMFVFDERKVVEPNTKEELKYIAKCHFCGKPASYHINCHNVECDKLIVVCHECKIKYDYCCSDECRESERKRKVISG; translated from the coding sequence TTGGAACAATACAAAGTAATATCATTTTATAAATATGTAAACATTGATGATCCGGAAAATTTTGCAAAAGACCATTTAGAATGGTGCAATCAAAACGGAATTAGAGGAAAAGTTTATCTTGCTAAAGAAGGAATTAACGGTTCGATCTTTGGAGATGAAGCTTTAACAAGAAAATATAAAAACCATCTAACCAGCTATAAAATTTTTGATGATGTTTGGTTTAAAGAATCCTTTACTGATATAATTGCCTTCGATAAAATGCACGTACGTGTTAAAAACGAAATTGTGAATTCAAAACTTAATGTTGATCTAAAAAACACCGCACCAAAACTTACACCTGAACAATTATTTAATTTTTATAAAGATGGAAAAGATTTCATCATCGTTGATGCACGGAACGATTATGAAAGTAAACTTGGCAGATTTAAAAATGCAATCACTCCCCAGGTAAGACATTTTAGAGATTGGCCTAAGGTGGTGGAATCATTGGAGCAGTTTAAAGACAAAACAATTATCACCTACTGCACCGGTGGCATACGCTGCGAAAAAGCCTCTGCATATTTACGTGAGCAAGGATTTAAAAATGTCTATCAAATCAATGGTGGAATTTTAAATTACATTCAACAATATCCCGATACATATTGGGAGGGAAGTATGTTCGTATTTGATGAACGAAAAGTAGTTGAACCAAACACCAAAGAAGAATTAAAATACATTGCAAAATGCCATTTTTGCGGAAAGCCGGCTTCATATCATATCAACTGCCACAATGTTGAATGCGATAAACTTATAGTTGTCTGTCACGAATGTAAAATAAAATATGATTACTGCTGCTCGGACGAGTGCAGAGAAAGTGAAAGAAAAAGAAAAGTTATTTCGGGATAA
- a CDS encoding aminopeptidase P family protein — translation MSNNIINEKIHQAVGILKEKNIDMWITFVRESSIITDPMIDMIVGGNATWQSAFIINKDGETTAIVGSIEEDNFRRPGIYQNVITYIKSIREPLVEYIKSKNPNSIAINYSKNSVLADGLTFGMYNILLEHLKGTGFENKLVSSEEIISTLRGRKSQAELSIMTEAVVETLKIFDSVGKFIKPGKSEIEIAEFMKNICVEKDFGLAWDEIDCPAVFTGPEAGGAHSGPTENKVQKGHLVNIDFGIKYKGYCSDLQRTWYVLRDGEDKAPAEVQKGFEVIRDAIQMVADKIKPGATGCSMDDIARNYIVLQGYEEYPHGLGHQVGRIVHDGGTGLFPRWERYGDTPFMKVEAGQVFTIEPRLTVEGYGTSTLEEEVYITENGCKFISSPQKELYLIK, via the coding sequence ATGTCTAATAATATTATAAATGAAAAAATTCATCAGGCAGTGGGAATATTAAAAGAAAAAAATATTGATATGTGGATTACTTTTGTAAGAGAGTCTTCGATTATTACCGACCCAATGATTGACATGATAGTAGGTGGAAACGCAACATGGCAATCTGCTTTTATAATTAATAAAGACGGCGAAACAACTGCTATTGTTGGTTCAATTGAGGAGGATAATTTTAGACGACCCGGCATTTATCAAAATGTTATTACTTATATTAAATCTATTCGAGAACCACTTGTTGAATATATCAAATCAAAAAATCCTAATTCGATTGCAATAAATTATTCTAAAAACTCTGTGCTTGCAGACGGATTGACTTTCGGCATGTATAATATTCTGCTTGAACATTTAAAAGGAACCGGCTTTGAAAATAAATTAGTGAGTTCCGAAGAAATCATCTCCACTCTTAGAGGTAGGAAATCTCAGGCTGAACTTTCAATTATGACCGAAGCAGTTGTTGAAACATTAAAAATATTTGATTCCGTTGGCAAGTTCATCAAACCCGGCAAATCTGAAATTGAAATTGCAGAATTCATGAAAAACATTTGTGTTGAAAAAGACTTCGGATTGGCATGGGACGAAATTGATTGTCCTGCCGTATTTACAGGTCCCGAAGCGGGGGGTGCGCATTCGGGTCCAACTGAAAACAAAGTGCAAAAAGGTCATCTCGTAAATATTGACTTTGGAATAAAGTACAAAGGCTACTGTTCGGATCTTCAAAGAACCTGGTACGTGCTTCGCGATGGGGAAGATAAGGCTCCGGCTGAAGTTCAAAAAGGATTTGAAGTTATTCGAGATGCAATTCAGATGGTTGCTGATAAAATTAAACCTGGAGCAACAGGCTGCTCAATGGATGACATTGCACGTAATTATATTGTTTTGCAAGGTTATGAAGAATATCCTCATGGTCTTGGGCATCAGGTGGGGAGAATTGTTCACGATGGCGGCACAGGCTTGTTTCCGCGCTGGGAACGTTACGGCGATACGCCATTTATGAAAGTTGAAGCTGGTCAAGTTTTTACAATTGAACCAAGATTGACTGTAGAAGGTTATGGAACCTCGACTCTCGAAGAAGAAGTTTATATTACCGAAAATGGATGCAAATTTATTTCCTCTCCACAGAAAGAACTTTATCTAATAAAATAA
- a CDS encoding NUDIX hydrolase codes for MNYKLISSEIVMRGKVFDLQVDQIEYESGNKSIREVAIHPGGAVIVAIKDDGKIILVKQFRYPFQKFLIELPAGKLNKDEDPLLCAQRELEEETGFTCGKINKLGSIFTTPGFCTEVLHIYLAERLKAGDHKREEGELSMQILELSLEEIEDKIKAGEIADAKTICGIYYYKNSLNQNNLC; via the coding sequence ATGAACTATAAACTAATAAGCAGTGAAATTGTAATGAGAGGAAAAGTATTCGATTTGCAGGTTGATCAAATTGAGTACGAGAGCGGAAACAAAAGTATTCGCGAAGTTGCAATACATCCCGGCGGCGCTGTTATTGTTGCAATAAAAGATGATGGTAAAATCATTTTGGTGAAACAATTCCGTTATCCTTTTCAAAAATTTTTAATTGAACTTCCGGCAGGCAAATTAAATAAAGATGAAGACCCTCTCCTTTGTGCGCAAAGAGAGCTTGAAGAGGAAACAGGATTTACCTGCGGGAAAATAAATAAACTTGGAAGTATTTTTACAACTCCGGGTTTTTGCACGGAAGTTCTTCATATCTATCTTGCAGAACGATTAAAGGCGGGTGATCATAAAAGGGAAGAGGGCGAGTTAAGCATGCAGATACTTGAATTGTCCTTGGAAGAAATCGAAGACAAAATTAAAGCAGGTGAGATAGCTGATGCAAAAACTATCTGCGGTATTTATTATTATAAAAATAGTTTGAACCAAAATAACTTATGCTGA